The Candidatus Hydrogenedentota bacterium DNA window CAGCGGCGGCTTCGGGAGATGGCGCGATGGATCCGATCCTTGATTCTTCGGCGTGTACAGGTTGTGGAGAGTGCGTGCTGGTCAATCCGAAGGTGTTTGCGTGGAACGACAAGAAGCAGGCATATATCAAGGACGGCAAGGCCGGTCCGTTCCGCGACCTGGTGAAGGCGGCGGAGAAATGCGCCGCGCGAGCGATTAGACCCGGCATGCCGAAGGATCGCTCTGAGAAAGACGTCGAGAAACTGATTAAGCGAGCCGCGAAGTATAACGGCTAGTTGACTTGCAGCTACATGTAGAGGGGAATTCGATAGTCGGCGCACCTCCGGTAGGGGGGTGCGCCGACGTACGCAAAGACGGGGCTTGGCATATGAAACGTTTTCTTGGGTTTGGCTCACGCAAGACCTTCTCGCACGGGGTGCATCCACCGGAAGCGAAGGAGCTGACCCAAGCGAAAGCGATACGCCGATTGCCATTTGCCCCGGAGTTCATCATTCCTCTTTCCCAACACACGGGCGCGCCCGCCCGCCCCATCGTGCGCGAAGGACAGGAAGTCGTGCGCGGCGAGCCGATCGCGGAAGCGGGCGGTTTCGTGTCGGTGCCGATGCATGCGCCGGTTTCGGGAGTCATTTTGAAGATTGGTCTTGCGAGGGATGTGCGCGGGGGAATGAGTCCCGCGATCATCGTTCGTCAGTATCCCGGAGCGAGCCAGGAGATACTCTACGGCACGCATGTGGATGTGGATACATTGGCGCCCGCTGAAATCGTCAAGGCGGTACAGAATACGGGCGTCGTGGGGTTGGGAGGCGCGGCGTTTCCCACCCACGTGAAGCTGGCAGTTCCTGACAACAAGCGTGTGGATACGATCATCGTCAACGGTTGCGAATGCGAGCCGTATTTGACGACCGACCATCGCATCATGCTGGAACGGGCCGGGGATCTATTTGAAGGCATCCGTATTGTGAAACGCGCGATGAGCGCGGAGCGCGTGATCATCGGCGTGGAACACAACAAGCTGGATGCGGTGGAGCATTTGCGCGCCACGAAGCCCGCGGGCCTGGATGTGGCCATCGAGGTCGTCGAGGCGAAGTATCCGCAGGGCGCCGAGAAGATGCTGTCGAAGGCGCTGGTAAATCGCGAGGTGCCGTCGGGGAAATTGCCGGTGGACGTGGGGGTCGCGGTGTTTAATGTCGCAACCCTTTCGCAGATTGGCGAGTTGCTTCCTCGAAAGCAGGGGCTGATCGAACGCGTCGTCACGGTGTCGGGTCCGTCGGTGAGTCGTCCGGGGAATTACCTGGTAGCGCTGGGAACACCGCTTCGGTTTGTGCTGGAACAAGTCGGGTTCGACGATCCCGACGCGCAGTTCCTTTTTGGCGGTCCGATGATGGGCGTCAGTGTGGGAAGCGTGGATGTGCCGGTGACCAAGGGCGTGACGGGTATTCTCGTGTTTCCGCGGGGTGATTCGCGATTGGCGCGGGACAAGAAGGAATTTGGCTGCATCAAGTGCGGGTCGTGTATCCAAGCATGTCCGATGCACTTGAATCCATCGACGTTGGGGCTTTTGGCAAAGAAACAGGAATATGACATGATGGCGGAGCAGTATCATCTGATGGATTGCTTCGAATGCGGATGCTGCTCGTACGTGTGTCCGTCGAACATTCCTCTTGTGCAGCATTTCCGGGTGGCGAAATCAGTTGTGCGCGATAGAAAGGTGTCGGCATCATGAGTGTAGAGATTCGCGCGATCGAGTTGAACACGTCGCCGCACTTCAAGGCGAAGGTAAGCACCGATCAGATCATGCTGAATGTGGTGTATGCCACGATGCCGTTGTGCGCATTTGCCGTGTTCACATTTGGCTTGAGCGCGTTTCTGCTGATTGTGACCGCGCCGCTCGCGTGCATCTTGACGGAGCACTTCTTCTGCCGCATGTCGGGCAAGGAATCGACGGTCGGCGACTATAGCGCGCTGATAACGGGAATCTTGCTCGCGTTGACTCTGCCGCCGGGCCTTCCGCTGTGGATGGCCGCCGTGGGCGGTTTTGTGTCCATCGCGTTGGGCAAGATGTTGTTTGGAGGGCTGGGACATAACCCGTTCAATCCGGCGCTTGTGGGCCGGGCCTTTCTACAGGCTGCGTTTCCGGTAGCAATCACCACGTGGAGTCCTTCGTTCTGGCCGTCGGTATGGTCGCCCGATCGATTTCTGCACGTGTTGCTGCCGACGCTCTCGCTGCCGTTCATGAAAGCCGAAACGGCCGCGGGATACATACATCCGCTGTCGATTGACGCCTTTTCGGGCGCGACTCCGTTAACCATGATGAAGTTCGAGCATGCGTCCACGCCGATCTCGAATTTGTTCTTTGGTATGTCACCGGGGTCGACGGGTGAAACGTCGGCCTTTCTGATTCTGTTGTGCGGCGCCTATCTTGTGTACCGTGGAATGATGGATTGGCGAATCCCGGTTGGGGTCGTATCGAGTGCGTTCTTGCTGAGCGCAGGGTTTTATGCGCTAAGCCCGGACAAGTATCCTCCCCCCTTCTTCACGCTGTGCTCAGGGGGGCTGATGTTGGGAGCGGTCTTCATGGCCTCCGACATGGTGGGTTCGCCGTCGACGCCGCTCGGAGTGTGGATCTATGCGATTCTGATTGGAACTATAACGGTTTCCATTCGGGTGTTGGGAGGATTGCCAGAAGGAGTCATGTACGCGATTCTGCTTGGGAACGCGTTGACTCCACTTATTAATCAGTATACTCAGCCGCGTGTATACGGAACGTATCGGGAGCTTCGCAGCAAATGACGGCGGACGTGGAACGGGCCGTGCCGCCTGGAAAGGTGGACTCGGGCAACAGCGCACAAATGATCGGAGTGATGACGGGCGTCGGCACGATTTGCGGATTGCTGATCGTGATTGTGTATCAGTTGACGCTGTCGGCGATCTTGCAGAATCAGGCCACCATTGTGAAGGAATCGGTATTCGAAGTGATTCCCGGGGCGGCCGCGCAAGCAATCTTTGGCGTGGAGGCAAGCGGGCAACTGACACCGCTGGAGTCGCCCGAGGGGCCGCTCCCGAAGATGTACGCGGGGTATGACGGTTCGGGAAAGCTGCTGGGGATTGCCATTGAGGGGAGTGGCAGAGGGTACGCGGACACGGTTCGCGTGCTGTACACGTATTCGCCGGAGAAGAAAGCCATCATTGGGTTCAAGGTGTTGGACAGCCGCGAGACGCCGGGGCTGGGCGACAAGATCGCGTACGACCAGGATTTCCTGAAGAACTTCGAAAGCCTCGACGCGAAGTTGGACGCGGCAGGCGATAAGCTCGCAAACGCGTTGGTAACGGTGAAGCACGGCAGCAAGTCGCAGCCGTGGCAGATTGACGCGATATCGGGGGCGACGATTTCGTCGAGGACGGTCGGGAAGATCTTGAATAGCAGTGCGGAGCGGTTTGTGCCTTTGATCGAGAAGAATCTGGATATGATTGTGAAGGCGGGATCGAAATGAACGACACGAAAGCGCGATCGGACGACATGAACGTCCTGTTGAACGGACTGTGGAAGGAAAATCCCGTGTTCGTTCAGGTGCTGGGGATGTGTCCGACGCTGGCGATAACGAATTCGGTGAAGAACGCGCTGGCCATGGGGCTTTCGGTGATCTTCGTGCTGGTCATGTCGAACGCGCTGGTGGCGATGGTACGAAAGATTGTGCCGAAGCAGGTGCGTATTGCGACGTACATTCTCATTATTGCCACGTTCGTTACGATGGTCGATTACATCATTAAGGCGGTGAGCATTCCGTTGTACAAAGCGCTGGGCGCGTTTATCGCGTTAATCGTCGTGAACTGCATCATTCTCGGGCGCGCGGAAGCGTTCGCATCCAAGAATACGGTGTGGAAGTCGATTCTGGATGGGCTGGGCATGGGCGTGGGGTTCACGTTCGCGCTGCTGTGCCTCGGGAGCGTGCGCGAACTCCTTGGGAATGGAAGTCTTCTCGGGTTTCATGTGATGGGTTCGAATTTCGAACCGTGGGTTATCTTTCTGTTGCCGAG harbors:
- a CDS encoding RnfABCDGE type electron transport complex subunit D — encoded protein: MSVEIRAIELNTSPHFKAKVSTDQIMLNVVYATMPLCAFAVFTFGLSAFLLIVTAPLACILTEHFFCRMSGKESTVGDYSALITGILLALTLPPGLPLWMAAVGGFVSIALGKMLFGGLGHNPFNPALVGRAFLQAAFPVAITTWSPSFWPSVWSPDRFLHVLLPTLSLPFMKAETAAGYIHPLSIDAFSGATPLTMMKFEHASTPISNLFFGMSPGSTGETSAFLILLCGAYLVYRGMMDWRIPVGVVSSAFLLSAGFYALSPDKYPPPFFTLCSGGLMLGAVFMASDMVGSPSTPLGVWIYAILIGTITVSIRVLGGLPEGVMYAILLGNALTPLINQYTQPRVYGTYRELRSK
- a CDS encoding FMN-binding protein; translated protein: MTADVERAVPPGKVDSGNSAQMIGVMTGVGTICGLLIVIVYQLTLSAILQNQATIVKESVFEVIPGAAAQAIFGVEASGQLTPLESPEGPLPKMYAGYDGSGKLLGIAIEGSGRGYADTVRVLYTYSPEKKAIIGFKVLDSRETPGLGDKIAYDQDFLKNFESLDAKLDAAGDKLANALVTVKHGSKSQPWQIDAISGATISSRTVGKILNSSAERFVPLIEKNLDMIVKAGSK
- the rsxC gene encoding electron transport complex subunit RsxC, producing MKRFLGFGSRKTFSHGVHPPEAKELTQAKAIRRLPFAPEFIIPLSQHTGAPARPIVREGQEVVRGEPIAEAGGFVSVPMHAPVSGVILKIGLARDVRGGMSPAIIVRQYPGASQEILYGTHVDVDTLAPAEIVKAVQNTGVVGLGGAAFPTHVKLAVPDNKRVDTIIVNGCECEPYLTTDHRIMLERAGDLFEGIRIVKRAMSAERVIIGVEHNKLDAVEHLRATKPAGLDVAIEVVEAKYPQGAEKMLSKALVNREVPSGKLPVDVGVAVFNVATLSQIGELLPRKQGLIERVVTVSGPSVSRPGNYLVALGTPLRFVLEQVGFDDPDAQFLFGGPMMGVSVGSVDVPVTKGVTGILVFPRGDSRLARDKKEFGCIKCGSCIQACPMHLNPSTLGLLAKKQEYDMMAEQYHLMDCFECGCCSYVCPSNIPLVQHFRVAKSVVRDRKVSAS
- a CDS encoding electron transport complex subunit E → MNDTKARSDDMNVLLNGLWKENPVFVQVLGMCPTLAITNSVKNALAMGLSVIFVLVMSNALVAMVRKIVPKQVRIATYILIIATFVTMVDYIIKAVSIPLYKALGAFIALIVVNCIILGRAEAFASKNTVWKSILDGLGMGVGFTFALLCLGSVRELLGNGSLLGFHVMGSNFEPWVIFLLPSGGFLTLGTWLLLFGFWRERKQRKANKEATS